The genomic region CAAGATCTGTTTTAAGACAACTGAAACCAAACAGCCAGCTACTGGGGAATATCGATTCATTACCAATCCTGGACTAAATGTTCGATACAgagcttttcctgctgcaggtAGCGTGCCAATAACCTTCAATATTTTCCAGAGCACAGGGAAGACAGGGTCGTTTAATTTGCAGTTAACTTTGAGCAGCAACCGTGGGTGCAGTTTTCCTCTCCAAGATTCCTGAGTAACTCCATGAAATGCTCCAGCGCCGCCGCgtcgctgtccccagggagctgagctgggaggCGTTGGTGCCATGGGCAGCCCTGGGCGGCTCCAGCTGGGATTCAGCCGCGTGGATCCTGTCCCAGGGCAGCTCACTGAGTGCTGCCAGCCTCCCCTGCCAGCCTCCCTGCCGTGCTCGTGGCTGCCTGGGGAACAGACccggggtggggaggaaaacGCTGCACCCCCCACGCCTGCAGAGGGAGCGTGCAAGCCCTGGCTCCCGCACTCCGCCTCGCTAATTGCTCTCTGCTAATGGCCAGGTTGGCTCACACACAAATGGGAGCCCATTAGGGTTTGCCCAACGACACCGACTGTTTTGTGGGTTTGACTGACAGTGCATTTTGCTAAAGTTAATTAGCAAGAAGAGAGGAAGGCAGCAAGCTTCAAGGATGCTTTGAAGTTTCCTTGACTTCAGAGAGCGCCCAGGCGCAGAGGAATGGGTGCGGGCCCCCGGCAGAGGCTGTGTGCCTGAggagctgccctgcctgcagcgcctgccctggctgctgccgtGGGCCTGGGGTGGGCCTGGGGCAGCCAGAGCCCTGGAGCCTGGGAGAATGCAGGGAGGTAAATCCTTGCAGGGCGCCAAGTCTTCAATATTAATGATGCGTGCTCTCATTCTGTCTTCCATGACCTTGTTTGTAAACACTGCAATTTGTTCTAACCTTCGCTTCAGTAGCATGAAATCTCTCTCAGAACCTGGCGTGGCCGTGGGCATGGATGCTCCATGGAGCTGACGAGCGAAGGCTGCTGGGCCGTGGCGACCTCGGGCATCTGCTGCAGGGACCCCAGCCCCGTGGGAGAGAGCGGGCCCTGGGGCTGGCAAACAGCGGCTGGTGGCACAGCCCGGCTGGCCTGGGGCCGTGGCAGAGGTGTGTGAGGGGTGGCTGCATCGTGCGAGGGGCCGCTGCTGTGTTCTGGGTGCCAGCACGCCGCCCTGTTCCTTTGCACGTTCCAAGCACTGGAATATCACCACGTGGGCAGCGTGTCTCCGGCTTGAGCTTTCGGTTAGGCACATTACGTGATTTTTAATGAGTGTTCATTTTGGAAGTTTCACCTCTGAAAACAGTTGCTGTGGGAATGGCCAAGGGGCAACCCCAGCCCTTCTCCGTGTGCTGCGGCCTCCCCGGGAGGCTGGTCTGCACGGGGCTGGGATGTGCTCCCCTGCGGGTTGTTCCCTGCCTGGCCTGCGGCTGCTGGGCGCTGGGAGTCGGTGCTGGGTGGCTATTTACAGGGACGGGAGTTACACCCAGGCTTGCGTGCGTGAAGGGCATCGGCAGTGTGCCCTTTGGAAAAGATTTTGTTGACTTAACGGACACAGCAAATCTCTGGAGCATTtgaatgattaaaaatgaatcaGCAACAAAGTTAATTACTGTGCTCACACTGCTTTTATGCATTGAAATGTCCCTCATTATCTGTCTGTGAGCACTGGTGTAAAATCTTTGAacataaacatttattaaagGGAGCTGATCCATCGTTAAAGCTCCGGGCTGCCTCGGCGCAGGGCCCAGGTGTTCTCACGGTGTGGCAGGAGGGACACGGGGCTGGGACGGGCTTTCCCTGGGTCGTCCCTCAGGTCATCATTTTCCCAGTGTGGGTGACAGTGTGATCCCTGAATTGTGCAGGCTTTAGGGGGACGCAGCCGAGTCCATCCTGCTCAGCTgagagccctgctcctggggccaGCACCCCCGGCCCTCGCAGCGTGGCCATCCTCAGCAGGGGACACCGCTGTGGGGAGGCCTGGGGGACCTGGGGACTGGGGCTGGGGActggtgctggtgctcagcGCCCTGTGGCCTCCTCACGGTGCTCTGTAACGGCATGACCGCCAGCTGTTAGGCATCGGCTGCTGTATTGCTGTGCCCTGAGAGTCTGCTGCAATGTCACTCCACCAGAAGAGCTATTTTATCTTCCTCACACCTCAGTTTCTCGCATGCTTGACCCAGTTTTGCTTAAACCTTCGTGGAGCTTTGCTTGAGCTTTCATCTACTGACAGCATCTGAAGTCCTGCCGAGCCCAGCACTGGCCCCACGTGCACCTgtggcacagcacggcacagcacggcacagcatggcacagcacagcacagcacggcacagcatgccatggcacagcacagcacagcatgcCATGGCCCCTCTGCAGCGGGGCACAGGGCTCAGAGTCAGCTGGGGGCTGtttgcctgctgcaggcaggctcagagcagcagcGTTTTGGGTCCCCACATCACCGGTGCCTGCCCAGGCACCCTGTGCACcccagccaggctggctgcATGGGAGCGGGTCCGAGGGGAGCCCAGCgggtgctgggtgtgctgcAGGATTTCGCTGCCCACCCAGGCTCCCCTCTCCCCGTGCCCAGGCAGCAGGCGCTGAGCCCATGACATCGGGTGGCTGAGGGAAAGCGCTCGGCCCTCATCACGAGAGCCAGCACTTGGGATTTTTTTGCCAAATtaaacagtttgtttttatgCCGATGAGTGGATGAAGTCCAGGATTACACACACTTCAGTCTGCGGCCTCTGAGGAGAGCCCTGGATGTGCTCGCCAAATCCTCTGCACACAGCGAGCGGCAACAGGCAAATATTtacccaggagctggcagctctgctgcgTGCTGCACGGGCTGGATGCAGACCTGGGCCGTAACGGGATTATTGAGTGTGTGCTCCCCCCCGCACGCTTATCTGCAATATCTCAATCATCTGATGAATTTTTGTACAAATTTATCCCTGGGAGAGTGTTTCACGCATGTTCGACATCAAAGCAACGTAGGCAGCAAGGGAGCGTATGTTTCTTTAATGTGGGAGCGTTGTAGGGGCCGCAGGGTGCCCAAAGGCAGATTATGagaaaattaataattcagGCCTGGGAAAGGTGCTGGCAAGAAGTTAACTCCTTCAGGGCAGGCGCTGCCTTCGCAGCGTGCAGCCGGGGCAGCCAcaagcagggctgggcagggatgTGCCGGCTTCGGGCGCTGCAGGGGACGGCCGCCAGCTCGGGGCAGGGACGTGGCTTCTGCCCCGGTGCTGCTGCCGGCACCTGGGAAGCGTCCTCCTGCGGCTCCTGCCACCCCCCCGGGTGCGCTCGTCCCCTCGCTCCAGTAAGGGGGCAAATACAACCCCGAATCTGAGGGTAGGAAGCGAGCGTTAGCACTCACAGAAAATGTCACTAAAGGGCTTTAAGAACTTAGTAACTACAATGAAAATAATCTCTAATTCAAGAGGAATTAGTGCTGTATCTCCAGCCAGATTAATGCATTGAGCAGGGGATTTGGCTGGTGCTGGGAAGCCCAGAGGGATTGCTTCATGTCCCTGGGGCGCATCCTGGGCTCGCAGAATGGCAGCGGGGCCAGGGCAGCCGCTCTGTGGGGGCACGGAGGTCTGGGGGCAcggtgggctgggggcagctgccctctccccagcacagcagcagcgaTGCCGACCTCCTCGGGGAGCCCGCCGTGCTGTAGGGAAGGGGCTGTGGGCCTGCCTGCGTCATCGGCCAAGCAGAGCACggctggagggagggaaggctggggagggctggggggagccggGTGGGAGCTGTGTGCATGGGCACCGCGAGCAGATGTGTCTGCAGCCCACGCCTGGCAGGCGGGGAGAGCTGCGATGCCCCGATAATTAAATCCCTCTGGTGGTCAGAGGGCTAGCCTTCTTGGCAAGCacagtgaaaagcaaatgaagtgGAAAGCCCGTGGCTGCTGAAAGGCGTGTGCTGGAATGACGAGGGAGCTGCACCCCggcactgctgctgggaagTGCCTCCCACCCCTTCTCCTCAGAGGGGACCCCAGTGGCTGCCCCCCAGGAGgtggctctgctccctgggctGGTCCCTGTGCAGGCGAGGGGAGAGGCATTCCTGCAGCCTACACTGCTGTGAGGCCGGAGAGGAGTTCACTCCACTACCTCCCTAATGATTTCTGCgcagagctgccctgctgctcacTCAGCATCAGCTTTTTTAACCTCCTCCATTTCTGCTGCGTTGCAGATTCCCCTCACCAGGACAAAGTGCGGACGGCTCATGCACGCGCTGCCAGATGGAGAAAGCTGCCGTGTGTTTTCCCCAGCCAGGCAGTGCCGATGGGATGAGCACGGGGAGAGCCTGGTGTGTGTGACAGGAGCGTGAGCGGTGCTGGCACACGGCAGGGGGAGCTGAGCCCCTTGGTGGGGCGTCCgggggcaggggaaggcagcaccAAAACCACCGCCCGTCCATCCTGGGGCACCAACACAAGGGCGCCTTGTTCCCAAGGTGTCGGTGGGACTGGCACGTCTCTGGCCAGGGCTGCCCACCCAGTAGCACAGCTGCGGGGTTTTGCTGTGGCCCCGGGGACAAGCGCAGCCCAGTTTGTTGCCTCAGCAGCGGGCTGGCGCTGCGGCCCCCAGGCAGTGGTGGCGAAGGTCTGCGTCTGCCCACCTGCGTGCGAGAGCGGTAcctggcagggctgtgagcaGGCTGCACCTCCCCTCACTGGGGCACCGTCCTCGGCCCTGGTTGGCACCgtgcaggagaggcagcagcaaccCTAAAATCGGGGGGCACGGCGGGTCCAGGCAGCACGGGGCACCCAGGGTGGCACGGCTGGGGGGGACCCAGCGCTGCGGAGCTGTTCCTGCTGCACCGGGGTGCGCAGCGCCGCGGGCCAGGTGCTGAGAGCCTTCAAACCTGAAGACACGAGCCCGAGGCTTAAAACTCTGTGACATGCTATTTGTATGCAAATAACTTTGTGAATGCAGAAGtccaaaaatatcattttaaagtCAACTGTAATTAAGTTTGCAATGCATTTCCCAGCTCTTGCAGCTCTGGGGATCCCGCCGTTAACATAAAGATGAATGTGTGGATGACATTTCTCCCCCTTGCATGGTTTCACTGgtgatttatttatctattcaggctgtgttttgttgtCTCAGCAGTCTCTGTTGTTCAGGAGCAGCAAACACTGGgagtccatttaaaaaaaaaaaaaacagctcttgtctcatttctgtaatttactatgcagagattttttgttttttcataattGATTAGAAcctgtaatttcattttttaaatacatggaCCTAATAGCTCACGTAATGAAAGTCTAACAAGCCTGAAGATGAGCCATTAATGAAACAGCAGTTTTATGATTCTCCACCAATATATTGTAATAGTGATTCGCTTATAAAGCTGTCCTGCACTGATTTATGATGAAACTTGTTTGTGATATGGAGATACCAGCAGTGGGGCCTGGCACTAAATTAGCATTTCCTGACAGTCATTAAACAATGGGAATCATAATCTGGATTTATGGGGTTTGGAGCAGAGCAGTGGGAAAGGCCAATTAAGCCACGGCTGTGCTCAGGTACCTATGTAAAACATCCCCGTTAATTTATGCTAGTTAATTAGTTCTCTTTCAAACGAGAAAGCTGGTCAAGAGCAAGTGAGGGCTGCAAGGCCAGCGGGACTGGGACCAGGTGGGTGCTGCCCCCGCTGCCACTGCTGCGTCTCCTCCCAGCTGTTTTCCATCAGGGTTCGTTCTGCAGACCAAGCCCAAAGCCGGTGGCTGTGGACCTTGTTCTAGGGACCCTGCAGGGACCACGTGGATTTCCAGAGGGCCGAAGGATGCTTCCCTGGTGGTCTCTGGTTGGGGTCACGGCTGCAGTGTTCCCaaacagctgtgctgcagcaggccaGGAAGGCCTGGGGTCTGTGCAGGGTTATCCCATGAATAAATCAGTGCCTCGCTCCGCCGGCCACATTGCTGCAGGCGGGGTTGctgatgtttgctttctgtgacTGCTTCTGTCCTGAGGCTGCACTGGGCCAGCCCTCAATAGATCCAGGTCTGGTAAGATGCCTGCTGCACcagctcttcctctgcctcactCCTTCCCTCGTGGAGGGGACACAGacctgccaggctgcaggcgttcccctgtgccacatGAGCTCTGCCTGTCCTCCCAGAAGAGCTGGGGGGGGCCCAAGCCCCCTGCACACCAGCGGTTGCAGCGGAGGGCACTGGCTGCACCCAGGGTTcacaggcaggggctgtgcctgggGCCTCGGGCAGCTGGCGGCAGGCTCCGAGCAGGGCACAGGTGGCTGCGGAACGTTGAACGTGTGGTGGACTGCTCCGAATAAACCCTTCCCAGAGACACATTTCTCAGCTCACCATAAAGCTCTCCCCAGGCAGCGCCTGCTTGTGCCTTATAGCTTGCGTTCTGCTGCACGATTAAATTGCAGTCGCTGAGCCACTAACTTGTACTGCAAAGTGGAAATTGTAGCAGATGCTTTTGAGCAGtaaacacagctgaaatataAGGTGCCTGCGAGTGCAGGAGACCCTGTGGGTGCCTGTGGCATGCGCTCCCCTGCATGTGCCTGGGGGGCTGGTCACCTGCGTTTGGCACGGCTGTCCCCTGGCTCCTTCCAAAGCCCtgtgggtggggaggagagcagtgatgcccctgctcctggcccaCGGAGGACGCCTTAGAGATGCTCTGTGGCATTGCCTGAgctggcacaggagcaggctgtggtGTTCGGGCAGGGCAGCAGACACGGGGCTGGGTATGGCTGGCAGCACGGTTTGCAGGGTTGGGGAGCCCTGAGCCAGGCTGAGCACCTGGAAGCCAGGTGAGCTCCTCCCTCCCTGGCAGTGTGTGACAGCAAGGCCCCTGCGTGCCCACTGCTGGCATAGGGGCAGCAAGGCCCCGGGCACCCAGTGCTTCCTGCTGTGCCCCACGTCTGGCTGCGATGGATCCAGGAGTTCACTCTAGTAATACAAGACCAACCTACAAATCTTTCCATCCCATTAGTCTTTATTTGATTTGGATGTTCACTTGTCAAAGCAAGTGATTTAATTAGCCCTAAGCTGGGCCCCAGCCCCTCGTGGTGCAGCACCCCCGGGCTGCCCCCACCTCTCCACGCGGCCCGCCCCGCACACATCCactgcctggccctgcagctCCACTTCACACACAGCTGGGGCACAAGGGCTGCATGCAGACAGTGCTGGTTGCCAGGCTGAGGGGACACAGAGGAGGGGCGGCTGTGTCCCCACGGGGGCTGGAGCCGGCACGGCTCTGGCTGGCACCTGGTGTGTGCCTGTGGTGCCCACGGCTCAGGGAGTGCGGGAGCCTGGCTGCACTTTAATGCTATCAGGGAGGGGAGGAGCCAGGTAATTGCAGTAATTCCGGAAGGAGCCACTAATTTCTTGTGCAAATGGCAACCAGTGCAGTAATACGTGATAAAAGACTGGGCGAAGGCTGGCAGAGGCTGTCTCCTGGTTAATGCGCCCATGGCAGCGATCTGGGCGGATGGCAGAACCGCTTGGCTGCGTGGCTGCAGAATGAAGCCACATGCTTGCCTTAAACTGATGATGAAGCTGCCACTGGTGGTGATGGAGCAGCCCTGGatgctgcacagcaccagctccCTGGCAGCTCAGCAGTGCCCTTCTGTGCCATCCTGCCTGGCTCCAGCGCCCCGGGAGCAGTGCGTCTCCTCTGGCTGGAGCGCGTGGGGGCACTGGGGCACACCCCTGCCCTCTGCCGGGGCTCTCAGACAGGACATGGGGGGACACGACCGGGGCAGACCCCGCAGGAGCCGTGTCCTCCTGCCCTGCCGGGACCGGGCACCCTGCCAGCCTCGTGCCGCGCACACCGCCCAGCACAGCGTGGGCAGCCACTGCGAGCGGCACAGCTCCTTCCTCACCCTAATTTCCTCTTTGCCTGCAGGAGCCTGATGCCACGAACGCTCGACAGCCAGATCACGGTGGAGAAGACCCCCAGCTACTTTGTCACCAAGGAGGCGCCGCGGCGGATCTTCAACATGTCGCGGGACACCAAGCTGATCGTGGTGGTGAGGAACCCGGTCACCCGCGCCATCTCGGACTACACGCAGACGCTCTCCAAGAAGCCAGACATCCCCACCTTTGAGGGGCTGTCCTTCCGCAACCgcagcctggggctggtggACACCTCCTGGAATGCCATCCGCATCGGGATGTACGCCGTGCACCTGGAGAGCTGGCTCCAGTACTTCCCCCTCTCCCAGATCCACTTTGTCAGCGGGGAGAAGCTGATCACAGACCCGGCCGGGGAGATGGGCAAAGTCCAGGACTTCCTGGGCATCAAACGGGTTATCACAGACAAGCACTTCTACTTCAACAAGACGAAAGGCTTTCCttgcctgaaaaaaacagagagcagcagctcgCCACGCTGCCTGGGCAAGTCCAAAGGGAGGACTCACGTGCAGATAGACCCCGAGGTGATAGAGCAGCTCCGGGACTTTTACAGACCTTACAATATCAAGTTCTATGAAACAGTCGGGCAGGACTTCAGGTGGGAATGAGCACCcgggagcagagctgtggtgaCGTGACGCTGCAGTCTTCCACGAGGGTGGCCTGTGGGGGCCGTGgccaggccctgcagccagcccggCCCTCCTGCAAGCCCCAGGCACAGGCGGGGCAGCAGccggggtgctgcagggtgagcggggctgggggagccctgCTCACTTGCACAGCCCTGCGGTCCTGGGCCACGGCGATGGCCCCACCTCGCAGCCCGTGCACAGGCTCCTCTGGGGCGCACCCCTCCTGGGCACCCCAGAGTGAACCAGGGCCCCCGGGTAgtcccagccccagggagcGGAGGAGGCGTCGCTGCCTGTGGGgtcagggcaggcagggccccAGCCGCCCTGCTTCgcctcccagcactgcagctcgGCGTGCAGCCACGAGGGTGGTGAGATGTATCTGCTTGAAGAAaaactgtctttgaaaaatgttgtacCGATATTTTGTCCTGTGAATAAAGCACAGAATCCTGCTGTTACGGGTACTTTAGTGGCACTAGCATCCTTGTTCAGCATGTGATCTCGTGTGTAAATAAAAGCGGCTACCACCGGTCCTTATGCATGGGCTTTTCTTAGGGCAAGCCCGTCcatgggctggggcagccccgtgctgccctgctcccctcgCTGTGCCGCTGGGGCTGGTGGAGAAGCGGGCAGTGGCGTGGGGCAGTGACCCCGgggacaggaccagagggagggagggaggctcAGCCCCGCACGGCGAGCAGGGGGCCCGACCACATCGCTCAGGAGCACCAGAGACACCCCAGCGTCAGTACCGCCTCCTGGCAGGCTCTGGGAGCAGGCTGTGTTACGTGCAAGGGACAATTTATGGTGGAATTTAATGGGCTGTTCTGTAGGAGCCCACAGTTACACCTAAATGTCAAGTGCAGCCTTGCGAGATGGTCCCCAGGCTGAGCTCACCTCCACTTCCCCTGGCTGCCGTCCCCTCTGACTCCTCACCAGCCGCAGctgggcagctggagctgcagccccgtgcccaggCTCTGCCACCAGCCATACacagccccggcagccccccagcagcccctgccagcagcagcccccatgGCCAGGGTCCTGGGGGTGTCACCGCGTGCTTTGCCCAGGCGTGGAGCCGTGGTGCTGAGGGTGTGCGAGCAGAGCCTCcccgcagcacccagcacagctgtCCTGAGCACACCCTTGGATCCTGCCCAGAGCAGCGTGAGGGGCCACATCCTCGGGTGGTGGAGATGGGCACTCTTCAGCAtgcccagccctgggggagctgggggccaAAACTGCTCCCATAGGGCTCAGCCGGGGGGTCAGCCACCAGCACCCTGGCTCAGGCTGCACTGAGCGCTGAGCACTGAGCACTGAGCGGGGTCCTGTCCTGCCACGGCAGAGCCCACACCGAGGTCACACGCACGGGTCTGGCCCCGTCCCATCCTGCAGCAATCCATTTCACCACCCTGTTAGCAGGCGCTGTAATGAGCACCTCCGTTCGTGAATATCAATAACTGCTCTTGTCGGAGCGGTGTTATTTGCCTTTCCGAGTGCTGGACTGTTTGAATCATCTATTGATTTTCGTAGTAAATCTCAGGCATTTCTGTCAAAGGTTGCAATTTACCACTAGCATCTAAATCTCAGCGAGAGCCCGAGCCTTCAgcctctcctggctgccagcatGAGCAGAGGCtgtccctggggctgggagcagcgggGCGGCCGAGCCTCTCCCCCCATGGGGCAGAGCAGCGCGGGTGCTGCCGCAGGGCTGCTGCTCGGGGTGCTGGCCATTCGCCCCCAGTGTGCAGCAGGGTAGggacaaaaggaacaaaaaaccTTCCACATCCCAgtgtgcctgctgcagagcgTTGTGCATGGCACAGGGGCGGacaggcaggggagcagcacgACCACGCTCAGTCCAAGGGACCTCACTGGAAGTAAGGCCTGTCTGGAGAGCTCTAATTGGAAAAAGGTGGAGGTAACTAACAGCCATCTCACACAGCCCACCCTGCCTCCCCTTCCACTagcatccagcagcagctgcaggagctgcaggagctccgAGAGGCCAGCAGCGAGGGTCCCAgagacagctgcaggcaggcgGCCAAGCAGGGGAttaccagctgctgcaggaggatgggATATTTCTTATatgaattttcctttaaaggaCAAACATATTCACAGCAAGATTCACAAATCCCAGACTCGCGGTAGAAAAGCCATTTCCAATCCAGTCCAAGGAGGCAGAAGGTGCTGGGCTAGATTGATCCCCCTGACAATACTGTATTAGTGGGAAATTAGAGCTGGAGGCTGAAGAAACCGCTGCAATATCAAACAACTACTTTACATTTGTCCGTACAAATGGAGGGAGCAGAAAAGGGCTTAAATCAAGTATTAGATTTACAAAGGGTAAGCAAATGAGGGCTCAGGAAGGGCTGTACTGAAAATGCTGATCACATTAGGAGCTCTTAAAACGTGGCTTAAAAA from Aythya fuligula isolate bAytFul2 chromosome 15, bAytFul2.pri, whole genome shotgun sequence harbors:
- the HS3ST2 gene encoding heparan sulfate glucosamine 3-O-sulfotransferase 2; translated protein: MARRAQGGRALAPSRRLARRLLFALTLSLSCSYLCYSLLCCCGGPAAPRARCAPARSAAAAKKLLQKSRPCGRPPAEPPGSAAPARRPREPPAPPAGSAPGPGRPGAKRLPRAIVVGVKKGGTRAVLEFIRAHPDVRALGTEPHFFDRNYDRGLEWYRSLMPRTLDSQITVEKTPSYFVTKEAPRRIFNMSRDTKLIVVVRNPVTRAISDYTQTLSKKPDIPTFEGLSFRNRSLGLVDTSWNAIRIGMYAVHLESWLQYFPLSQIHFVSGEKLITDPAGEMGKVQDFLGIKRVITDKHFYFNKTKGFPCLKKTESSSSPRCLGKSKGRTHVQIDPEVIEQLRDFYRPYNIKFYETVGQDFRWE